The Juglans microcarpa x Juglans regia isolate MS1-56 chromosome 8S, Jm3101_v1.0, whole genome shotgun sequence genome has a window encoding:
- the LOC121244042 gene encoding blue copper protein 1b-like, whose protein sequence is MRMKMAFTFGAQGFILLAIAASFLVVGEARTIVVGGSEGWRFGFNYTDWALKASPFYLNDKLVFKYAPPSDTSVAPNVYLLPNRLSYMACNFSSAKLLATETQVSGKGFEFVLNRWRPAYFASTAEDGSHCSEGQMKFFAIPWPHPN, encoded by the exons ATGAGAATGAAGATGGCTTTTACTTTTGGTGCACAAGGATTCATTCTACTAGCAATTGCAGCCTCTTTCTTGGTAGTTGGTGAGGCTAGAACCATTGTTGTCGGAGGCTCAGAAGGCTGGCGTTTTGGCTTCAACTACACAGATTGGGCTCTCAAAGCAAGTCCTTTCTACCTGAACGATAAATTAG TATTCAAATATGCACCCCCAAGTGACACCTCTGTTGCTCCAAATGTTTACCTACTACCAAATCGATTGAGCTATATGGCATGTAACTTCAGCAGTGCGAAGCTGCTCGCAACCGAAACACAAGTAAGTGGTAAAGGTTTTGAGTTTGTGCTGAACCGCTGGAGGCCTGCATACTTCGCTTCTACTGCGGAGGATGGCAGTCACTGCAGTGAGGGGCAGATGAAGTTCTTTGCTATTCCATGGCCGCATCCGAATTAA